One Salmo salar chromosome ssa01, Ssal_v3.1, whole genome shotgun sequence DNA window includes the following coding sequences:
- the LOC106561920 gene encoding mucin-17 isoform X7 — protein sequence MLRRSRISVRPNVRPAGRGPAPASSQDTPPSQEAPAAGSQASEDLPQAGGQCMKDTTTAVLEASTESTTPREDGKDPNGEASSSTPSAGLQRRKRFAVMPNLAKPRVATTPALTRSSPRTPKSPVRAGTETPAPTPEAPEAPRQTDSGPPQGMRSPRRRPSGGSKQSKGQPKPRPLSPASPGPTTTSLGNVAVEDSSSSQQTPQAAGKGSIQLDLLKKTPTIKGPSTPLEIVPSSSLPDKEGISVSERAKTLVARSVSGGLTGLAPGKSRLSRFLNDPTDLQRLAKARKLRELLRQEMNKEKKRSKAKVCVSEYTLDPSKMTMRDLIYYLPDTNPMTSYLVEEQRENETVLPLTPPREESPERPPTPEAPAETASQGDEDEDDDGVMVPRVKVAEDGSLIIDEESLTVEVLRQKGPNPADDRDPIFERGSTTTYSSFRKGTHVKPWSNKETDMFFLAISMVGTDFSMIGQLFPHRGRTEIKNKFKKEERANSWRIDKAFKEKRRLDLEFFTSLLEKILAAEAKRNKNNKSPTEKIRIKKKIKPKEKKAAKQLSDVEEEGLDAEMDTEEMEGEKENENVSNEGTTLSSAPTTKRKRKSRDGGGESSPEEAKDGKKKKIDLITSDQEEAGVPEDSEAGPPESSKQAEGPVEAAKGPVVIKPAQLSRGRSQRPLPNLGRKWGQRGPEPNTKPNVKDGATPTEEENTEEGLSEEQVDKDASPSVSQKEKKKAGKLSSSEGEEEEANDKPIKPTRYGRIPKKTQLLNYPAKEDGDSPSDSAPTPASDGSPSTSSSTKPKSKPASRRSKIKPGPALPGRKGQSAARKSKLVTLRASQSEDEDEEEGAWREEAQAEEDTHNPTSPEDENQAPAFIPMSLRSPQPVATEVEETMEELDISVNVPDVLGISHDAFCPDSSCERAQGGEMGTVPCEHQLDLLVDVIDFLSPDNMEVSEESYNEAARTLLAIGNLTHLSQAAEAFTAGADDIITEECSNEDQLYQMTPQPTDQSQTSTIPSESLTPYLRVTEASRIAEDSVPVATSTTAYVPVTTTTASIPVCKITTSVIITTATASVPVTTTTASAPVTLTTTASILVTTSTASVPVPQSSDTPTLETPPIEEGPLRQREGTDIGHASQVESGSEVSEGSEQQTTSQTRRSHFPKVKPNLGRAARTTQLKPQQTTTTLSESPLEPMLNITTTSEPQPTMIIIEPPLPTESINTESETQPNQRTTAHSKSQPTTTHSKHQPTTNIITHSEPPPIQRTRVAYSKPQPALNTTTQSEPPQPTLNSTTNTLSKQQSTQSTTILSQPQPTPSLEQPGPVTLRPIVPESPLRSSEEVKGHDGRKGNTSSSLSAGVSQSGTSDSEQPKQTGPLTRRARLPKPKPNLGRATTHSAVQVPESRPNPEVQTPDVAFRPTSEVQSVDTGPCPEVQTPEEADEVPMEIQQIHQVVPLSDIIDTTQEEIQQIHQVIPHPPIEEGPLRQREGTDIGHASQVESGSEVSEGSEQQTTSQTRRSHFPKVKPNLGRAARTTQLKPQQTTTTLSEPPLEPMLNITTTSEPQPTMIIIEPPLPTESINTESETQPNQRTTAHSKSQPTTTHSKHQPTTNIIPHSEPPPIQRTRVAYSKPQPALNTTTQSEPPQPTLNFTTNTLSKQQSTQSTTILSQPQPTPSLEQPGPVTLRPIVPESPLRSSEEVKGHDGHKENTSSSLSAGVSQSGTSDSDQPKQTGPLTRRACLTKPNLGRTAKAATRSAVQVPESRPSPEVQTPEEADEVPMEIQQIHQVFPLSDIIDTTQEEIQQIHQVIPHPPIEEGPLRQREGTDIGHASQVESGSEVSEGSEQQTTSQTRRSHFPKVKPNLGRAARTTQPQQTTTTLSELPQTTTTLSEPPQTTTTLSEPPPIQRTRVAHSKPQHTLNTTTQSEPPQPTLNSTTNTLSKQQSTQSTTILSQPQPTPSLEQPRPVTLRPIVPESPLRSSEEVKGHDGPKENTSSSFSAGGSQSGTSDSDQPKQTGPPTRRARLPKPKPNLGRTARAATRSAVQVPESRPSPEVQTPDVADEVPMEIQQVRQVSPFCDIIDTTKEEMQQIHQVIPLTDVIDTTQGDMSVFTEGSFFSQQSDAVFIQHSETSVSTALLDQAPSDPDEPIFILSLTEIPVLPTGEENGCTSQTLSEPFFFLPVADAGAQLQHSSGIVAPGGGLEKGNAGILCEVSEPMSVDEALPQPSYTSIKESGSTAGPVGVCASAKPSEDSMADAETSEDTYPPSKKRKVPERARRVDKLQVRPNTAVRKQTSCSAPAKEAVSPVTPDQTTSLTTTTLDTDHPTASSPPAQPGPSVTGTASREVVADEPQQGTVGCLDRTETVHTPTGGEDNSSGAESQAACQIAPLAMGGPLSRPGRRPRGFLSFMSNKNTSPVAVPPRGTRAAAQRPQVNTTRPGGKRAAPAPSTTTRTMPSPSTTNNTTTPTRATRTTTKPDFSARVTREKPSDVLALHSDPEPSTSLCTTATKSSQVPATQPSASPCVDSSSADEEPINVSQYFFSDIFTEVEENEG from the exons ATGCTTCGCAGATCCAGGATCAGTGTTCGTCCGAACGTCAGGCCAGCAGGCAGAGGGCCAGCCCCAGCCTCCTCCCAGGACACTCCACCTTCCCAGGAGGCTCCAGCTGCAGGCTCCCAGGCCTCCGAGGACCTTCCCCAGGCAGGGGGCCAGTGCATGAAGGACACCACAACTGCAGTGCTAGAAGCCTCCACAGAGTCCACCACACCCAGAGA GGATGGAAAAGACCCAAATGGTGAGGCTTCCAGCAGCACCCCCTCTGCTGGTCTTCAAAGGAGGAAGCGGTTCGCTGTCATGCCAAACCTTGCCAAACCCCGGGTGGCCACCACCCCAGCCCTCACCCGCTCCTCCCCCAGGACCCCCAAGTCCCCTGTGAGAGCGGGCACTGAGACTCCAGCTCCAACCCCTGAGGCTCCAGAggcccccagacagacagattctGGACCCCCACAGGGCATGAGATCCCCAAGGCGGAGGCCCTCTGGTGGTAGTAAGCAGTCCAAAGGACAACCCAAACCCAGGCCACTGTCCCCAGCTTCCCCAGGCCCTACAACAACCTCTCTGGGGAATGTGGCAGTGGAGGACTCATCCTCGTCACAACAGACCCCGCAGGCAGCAGGCAAAGGCAGTATCCAATTAGATCTCCTGAAAAAAACACCAACCATTAAAGGTCCATCCACTCCGTTAGAGATAGTCCCATCATCCTCCCTTCCAGACAAAGAGGGTATCTCAGTATCAGAGAGAGCTAAGACTCTGGTCGCCAGGTCTGTGTCTGGTGGGCTCACCGGGCTGGCACCAGGGAAGTCCAGGCTTAGCAGGTTCCTGAATGACCCAACAGACCTACAGAGGCTGGCTAAGGCCCGGAAACTCAGAGAGCTGCTGAGACAGGAGATGAACAAGGAGAAG AAACGGAGCAAAGCCAAGGTGTGTGTGAGCGAATACACACTAGATCCCTCTAAAATGACCATGAGAGATCTCATCTACTACCTGCCTGATACCAACCCCATGAC GTCTTATCtggtagaggaacagagggagaacgAGACTGTCCTCCCACTCACCCCACCAAGAGAAGA GTCACCTGAAAGACCCCCAACGCCGGAGGCCCCAGCTGAGACAGCCAGCCAGGGAGATGAAGATGAGGATGACGATGGGGTGATGGTCCCGCGGGTGAAGGTGGCAGAAGACGGCTCTCTGATCATCGATGAGGAGAG tttGACAGTGGAGGTCTTGAGGCAGAAAGGGCCCAACCCAGCTGATGATAGAGACCCCATCTTTGAGCGTGGCTCCACAACCACCTACTCGAGCTTCAGGAAGGGGACACACGTCAAGCCCTGGTCCAACAAAG AGACGGACATGTTCTTCCTGGCCATCAGTATGGTGGGAACAGACTTCTCCATGATTGGACAGCTGTTCCCTCACCGCGGTCGCACCGAGATCAAG AACAAGTtcaagaaagaggagagagcaaacagctggaggataGACAAGGCCTTCA aggAGAAACGCAGGCTGGATCTTGAGTTCTTCACTAGTCTCCTGGAGAAGATCTTGGCTGCAGAGGCAAAGAGGAACAAAAATAACAAGTCCCCCACAGAAAAGATACGAATCAAGAAAAAAATCAAACCGAAAG AAAAGAAAGCAGCGAAGCAGCTGAGCgacgtggaggaggaggggttagacgcggagatggacacagaggagatggagggagagaaggagaacgaGAACGTCTCTAATGAAGGGACCACACTTTCCTCCGCTCCCACCACTAAGAGAAAACGCAAAagtagggatggaggaggagagtccTCTCCTGAAGAAGCAAAGGATGGAAAGAAAAAGAAGATCGACCTAATAACAAGTGATCAAG AAGAGGCTGGTGTACCTGAAGATTCTGAGGCAGGGCCTCCAGAGAG ttCAAAGCAGGCAGAAGGGCCTGTGGAAGCAGCCAAGGGACCTGTGGTGATCAAACCAGCCCAGTTGTCCCGTGGCCGATCCCAGAGACCTCTTCCTAACCTGGGTAGGAAGTGGGGCCAGAGGGGCCCTGAGCCCAATACCAAGCCTAACGTTAAAGATGGGGCAACACCTACAGAGGAGGAGAACACTGAAGAAGGGCTGTCTGAAGAACAG GTAGATAAAGATGCTTCTCCTTCAGTCAGTCAAAAGGAGAAGAAGAAAGCTGGTAAACTCTCTTCatctgagggagaggaggaagaagccAACGATAAACCCATcaaacccaccag GTATGGCAGAATACCCAAAAAGACACAGCTCTTGAATTACCCTGCAAAGGAGGATGGGGACTCGCCCTCAGACTCTGCCCCCACTCCTGCCTCAGACGGATCCCCATCCACTTCTTCCTCCACCAAGCCCAAATCCAAACCAGCATCCAGGAGGTCCAAAATCAAACCTGGCCCAGCACTGCCAGGTAGGAAGGGCCAATCAGCGGCTAGGAAATCCAAGCTGGTCACCCTCAGGGCGTCCCAGTCTGAAGATGAAGATGAGGAAGAAGGAGCATGGAGAGAGGAGGCGCAGGCTGAGGAGGACACCCACAATCCCACAAGCCCAGAGGATGAGAACCAGGCACCTGCGTTCATTCCCATGAGCCTTCGCTCGCCACAACCTGTCGCCACAGAGGTTGAGGAGACCATGGAGGAG CTCGATATCTCCGTCAACGTGCCTGATGTCCTGGGTATTTCCCATGATGCATTCTGCCCTGACTCGTCATGCGAGCGGGCACAGGGTGGTGAAATGGGCACAGTGCCCTGTGAACATCAGTTGGACCTGTTAGTA GACGTGATAGACTTCCTGTCTCCAGATAACATGGAAG TATCTGAGGAGAGCTACAACGAGGCAGCTAGAACCCTTCTGGCCATCGGCAACCTCACCCACCTGTCTCAGGCAGCTGAGGCCTTCACTGCAGGAGCAGATGATATCATCACGGAAGAATGTTCCAATGAGGACCAACTGTACCAGATGACACCTCAGCCCACTGACCAATCACAAACTAGCACCATTCCTTCTGAGTCTCTGACACCTTACCTTAGGGTCACTGAGGCATCACGAATCGCTGAGGATTCTGTACCTGTTGCCACGTCAACAACAGCCTATGTCCCTGTCACCACGACAACAGCCTCTATCCCAGTCTGCAAAATAACAACCTCTGTCATAATTACCACGGCAACAGCCTCAGTCCCAGTCACCACGACAACAGCCTCTGCTCCAGTCACCTTGACAACAACAGCCTCTATCCTAGTCACCACATCAACGGCCTCTGTCCCAGTGCCTCAGAGCAGTGATACGCCCACTCTAGAAACTCCACCCATAGAGGAGGGGCCgctcagacagagggaggggactGATATTGGACACGCCTCTCAGGTGGAATCAGGTTCTGAAGTGTCAGAAGGCTCAGAGCAGCAGACAACCTCACAGACCAGGAGGAGCCACTTCCCTAAGGTCAAACCCAACCTGGGACGGGCTGCTAGGACCACACAACTCAAACCCCAACAGACTACCACCACACTGTCAGAATCACCACTAGAGCCTATGCTGAATATCACCACAACCTCAGAACCACAGCCTACCATGATTATCATAGAACCACCACTGCCTACTGAGAGTATTAATACAGAGTCAGAAACACAGCCCAACCAGAGAACTACCGCACACTCAAAATCAcaacccaccaccacacactccaAGCACCAGCCCACCACAAATATCATCACACACTCAGAACCACCGCCCATTCAGAGAACCAGAGTAGCGTATTCAAAACCACAGCCTGCATTGAATACCACTACACAGTCAGAACCACCCCAGCCCACACTAAATTCCACCACAAACACACTCTCAAAACAACAATCCACACAGAGTACCACCATACTCTCACAACCACAGCCCACCCCAAGCCTTGAGCAGCCAGGTCCAGTTACACTCAGACCCATAgtcccagagtcacctctgagGTCATCAGAAGAGGTGAAAGGTCACGATGGCCGTAAGGGAAATACTTCCTCTTCCCTCAGTGCTGGAGTGTCCCAGTCAGGGACATCTGACTCGGAACAGCCCAAACAGACAGGCCCTCTAACCCGCAGGGCCCGTTTACCTAAACCCAAACCCAACTTGGGTCGCGCCACTACACACTCTGCAGTCCAGGTACCAGAAAGCAGGCCAAACCCTGAAGTCCAGACACCAGATGTGGCTTTCAGACCCACATCTGAGGTCCAGAGTGTAGATACTGGACCCTGCCCTGAAGTCCAAACACCAGAGGAAGCTGATGAAGTTCCCATGGAAATACAACAGATCCACCAAGTCGTCCCCCTTTCTGACATCATCGATACTACTCAG GAGGAAATACAACAGATTCACCAAGTCATCCCTCATCCACCCATAGAGGAGGGGCCtctcagacagagggaggggactGATATTGGACACGCCTCTCAGGTGGAATCAGGTTCTGAAGTGTCAGAAGGCTCAGAGCAGCAGACAACCTCACAGACCAGGAGGAGCCACTTCCCTAAGGTCAAACCCAACCTGGGACGGGCTGCTAGGACCACACAACTCAAACCCCAACAGACTACCACCACACTGTCAGAACCACCACTAGAGCCTATGCTGAATATCACCACAACCTCAGAACCACAGCCTACCATGATTATCATAGAACCACCACTGCCTACTGAGAGTATTAATACAGAGTCAGAAACACAGCCCAACCAGAGAACTACCGCACACTCAAAATCAcaacccaccaccacacactccaAGCACCAGCCCACCACAAATATcatcccacactcagaaccaccGCCCATTCAGAGAACCAGAGTAGCGTATTCAAAACCACAGCCTGCATTGAATACCACTACACAGTCAGAACCACCCCAGCCCACACTAAATTTCACCACAAACACACTCTCAAAACAACAATCCACACAGAGTACCACCATACTCTCACAACCACAGCCCACCCCAAGCCTTGAGCAGCCAGGTCCAGTTACACTCAGACCCATAgtcccagagtcacctctgagGTCATCAGAAGAGGTGAAAGGTCATGATGGCCATAAGGAAAATACTTCCTCTTCCCTCAGTGCTGGAGTGTCCCAGTCAGGGACATCTGACTCAGACCAGCCCAAACAGACAGGCCCTCTAACCCGCAGGGCCTGTTTAACTAAACCCAACTTGGGTCGCACCGCCAAAGCCGCTACACGCTCTGCAGTCCAGGTACCAGAAAGCAG GCCAAGCCCTGAAGTCCAGACACCAGAGGAAGCTGATGAGGTTCCGATGGAAATACAACAGATCCACCAAGTCTTCCCCCTTTCTGACATCATCGATACTACTCAG GAGGAAATACAACAGATTCACCAAGTCATCCCTCATCCACCCATAGAGGAGGGGCCtctcagacagagggaggggactGATATTGGACACGCCTCTCAGGTGGAATCAGGTTCTGAAGTGTCAGAAGGCTCAGAGCAGCAGACAACCTCACAGACCAGGAGGAGCCACTTCCCTAAGGTCAAACCCAACCTGGGACGGGCTGCTAGGACCACACAACCCCAACAGACTACCACCACACTGTCAGAACTACCACAGACTACCACCACACTGTCAGAACCACCACAGACTACCACCACACTCTCAGAACCACCGCCCATTCAGAGAACCAGAGTAGCTCATTCAAAACCACAGCATACATTGAATACCACCACACAGTCAGAACCACCCCAGCCCACACTAAATTCCACCACAAACACACTCTCAAAACAACAATCCACACAAAGTACCACCATACTCTCACAACCACAGCCCACCCCAAGCCTTGAGCAGCCACGTCCAGTTACACTCAGACCCATAgtcccagagtcacctctgagGTCATCAGAAGAGGTGAAAGGTCATGATGGCCCAAAGGAAAATACTTCCTCTTCCTTCAGTGCTGGAGGATCCCAGTCAGGGACATCAGACTCAGACCAGCCCAAACAGACAGGTCCCCCAACCCGCAGGGCCCGTTTACCTAAACCCAAACCCAACTTGGGTCGCACTGCCAGAGCCGCTACACGCTCTGCAGTCCAGGTACCAGAAAGCAGGCCAAGCCCTGAAGTCCAGACACCAGATGTGGCTGATGAGGTTCCCATGGAAATACAACAGGTCCGCCAAGTCTCCCCCTTTTGTGACATCATCGATACTACCAAG GAGGAAATGCAACAGATTCACCAAGTCATCCCTCTTACTGACGTCATTGATACCACCCAG GGCGATATGTCTGTCTTTACGGAGGGAAGCTTTTTCTCACAACAAAGTGATGCTGTCTTCATACAGCACTCAGAAACTTCTGTATCGACTGCTCTGTTGGACCAGGCCCCGTCAGACCCGGATGAGCCTATATTCATCCTCTCCCTGACTGAAATCCCAGTACTCCCCACAGGGGAGGAGAATGGCTGCACATCCCAGACCCTCTCCGAGCCTTTCTTTTTTCTACCAGTCGCAGACGCAGGCGCTCAACTGCAGCATAG caGTGGTATTGTTGCCCCTGGAGGTGGTTTGGAGAAAGGGAATGCTGGTATCCTCTGTGAAGTCTCTGAGCCTATGTCAGTGGATGAGGCCCTTCCTCAACCCTCATACACCAGTATCAAGGAGTCTGGCTCCACAGCGGGCCCAGTAGGAGTGTGTGCCTCGGCCAAACCCTCAGAAGACTCCATGGCTGATGCAGAGACTAGTGAGGACACATATCCTCCTTCTAAGAAGAGGAAAGtgccagagagagccaggagaG TAGACAAACTGCAGGTGAGACCTAACACTGCAGTAAGGAAACAGACCAGTTGTTCAGCCCCTGCCAAGGAGGCTGTGTCACCTGTTACCCCAGACCAGACCACCTCTTTGACCACTACCACCCTAGACACTGACCACCCCACTGCCTCCAGTCCCCCGGCCCAGCCAGGCCCCTCTGTCACGGGAACCGCATCACGAGAGGTGGTGGCTGATGAGCCACAGCAGGGGACTGTGGGCTGTTTAGATCGTACAGAGACAGTGCACACGCCGACTGGAGGGGAGGACAATAGTTCAGGGGCGGAGTCTCAGGCTGCCTGTCAAATTGCACCGCTGGCTATGGGTGGCCCCTTGAGCAG GCCTGGTAGGAGACCCAGAGGATTCCTGTCTTTCATGTCCAATAAGAACACCTCCCCTGTAGCTGTCCCTCCCCGAGGTACCAGAGCAGCCGCTCAGAGGCCCCAGGTCAACACCACCCGCCCAGGGGGGAAACGGGCTGCTCCTGCACCTTCCACCACCACCAGAACCATGCCTTCACCTTCCACAACCAataacaccaccacccccactagAGCCACCAGAACCACCACTAAGCCAGATTTTTCCGCCAGGGTGACTCGGGAAAAACCCTCTGATGTCCTGGCCTTACACTCAGACCCAGAGCCCAGTACCTCCCTGTGTACTACAGCTACTAAG TCTTCTCAGGTGCCAGCCACCCAGCCCAGTGCGTCTCCCTGTGTGGACAGCAGTTCAGCAGACGAGGAACCCATCAACGTGTCCCAGTACTTCTTCAGTGACATCTTCACCGAGGTCGAGGAGAATGAGggatga